The Calothrix sp. PCC 7507 DNA segment TGCCAACCCCAAGCCCCGCCACCCACAAGCAAAACAACAGCCTCCATCAAAAAAATCCCCAAAGACAACCAGGGTGCTAACACCTCTGGATGCTTACGGCGTAACCACATTCCCAGATGAATGCACATCATCGCCACCACATAGCTAGTGCCAGTCACCATCACAACACGGGAGACATCTCCCCAAAGCAAACAGATGAGACTCAGCACCAAGGTGAATATCAAACTGGGTTGAAGTACACCACGGCGAGACACCACTGCAAACACAGGGGACAAATAACCATCAACAGCCAGTTGGTAAAATATCCGAGGAGAATTAGAAACTGCCGTTGCTGAACTGAGAAATACCCCACATACAATGAGAAAAGTCACTAAAACCGAAGCGGCTGTACCCCAAAATGGTGAAGCGGCTGCTAGTAGATTAGAGAAAGTATCACTCTCAATTTTTGCACCTGTATCTAGACGCATCAACACCCAAGAACCACCCAAATAGACAATAGGAATTAGGACGGCGGTAAACTTGAGAAATCGCAAAGTTTCTCCAGGACTTTTGCTTTCGGAGACAAATGAAGAAGCAGATTCACCAGCGTAAGCTCCATAAATAGCAATAAAAAACCACTTTGCCCAATCTACAAAATTCCACGATGTTGAATGCCAAGTTTCTACTGATGGAAAAAACCCAGGACTACTTGGAGATAATGCTAACCAGCCCAAACCTTGGACGCAAAAGACAACTAAAAAGCCAATAGCTGGCAATACAAAAAATAAGTGTAAAATACTTGATGCGTGAATATTGCTAAAAGCTAAAATAAAGGGAATGGCAGTAAATACAACTTTCAATAAAGTTTCTGGACAAGCAATATGCAAAGGTGCTAACTGAGTCTTGAGTAAATCAGTTAGGATAATAGCATTAATCGGTGGTACAGATACCCAGCCCATGAGGTAGCCAATCGCCCCATAAGTAGCTAGATATGGATATTTTTTCAGTAATTTTGTAGTGTAGTTAGGTGTGCCTCCCGCTATATCTGGATAATGTGTTCCCAAGCGATGTACCTGCAAATTCAGCAACATAGATATTAGTGCTGCTGGTAGCCAAACAAGCAAAGCTTTGGGGCCAAGGGCTAGATGTATACCTGGAGCAGTTCCCAACCACAACAGCAAACCACTAAGACTAAAGCCCCCAGTTTCTAAAGCACTTAAGGTGCGTTCTAGCCTTCTTGGCTTGAGGTTGTTCGGTTCATCCACACTAAACTGTAGATGCGGTGAGATATTTCGATTCATCAAGGATGTTTTAGCCTAATCAATTACAACCAAAATTAGCGAAGCTAAATTTTAACTTAGCTTCGCTTTACTTCTGTTGTAAGCGAAATATCTAGCCAATGAGAATACTAGTCAGAAAACTTTCATAGTTTTAGAAGGAAGTATATTACTCATACTTTTGCTTGTATGAGTAGATTGGGCAGATAAATTAACCAAAAGTTGTGCCATTCCAACCCCACATTGACCCCTTAGCATCAGTAAACTCTATGTAAATGCGATTTTTAGGAATATCTAAGTGCTGGTTCTGCTGGCAAAAATCTTGACTCATAGCCTCAGTTTGACTAGAATTCATTGTGCCGACGCTTTTAATTTCTATATAACAGACTGGATCTGTAGTCCCAGCAAATGTCATAGGAATTCCTGGCTCAAAAGCAGTCATAACGTAAGATTCTGGCTTTCCTGTATGTTTTGCTAACTTAGCTGATAGGCTTTTAAGCATTACCTCAATTTCAGCTTTTTCCGGTGCAGTTACAGAAGTTTGGACTTTAATTAATGGCATAAGTAGGTGGGCGTAAATAATTATTGTTGGGATAAAGGAGGAGACAGTGTTTCGGCTACGCTCAACAACCAGCCCGAATACAGGAGGAAATAGGGTTTTAGCTTTGTTTACTTTTCTTCCTATAGTTTGGTTTTATTGTGCCGACTTACTTAGTAAGTAAATCAGTTACTTGTACTGAGCGAAATCGAAGTATCAGTTTATTCCCTATTTCCTAACTGTGAGATGAGCGAAATAGATGACTATGTTCAGGATGATATAAACGCGATCGCCCTGTTGTTGGCGAGAGTGCTGGACTGATAATG contains these protein-coding regions:
- a CDS encoding phenylpyruvate tautomerase MIF-related protein, which gives rise to MPLIKVQTSVTAPEKAEIEVMLKSLSAKLAKHTGKPESYVMTAFEPGIPMTFAGTTDPVCYIEIKSVGTMNSSQTEAMSQDFCQQNQHLDIPKNRIYIEFTDAKGSMWGWNGTTFG